Genomic segment of Ewingella sp. CoE-038-23:
CAGGGAAGAGAGGAACTCCTGACGCAGTTTCTGATATTGCTCTGGAGCGATATCCACCACGCCATTCTGCTGGGAACGCAGGCGTTGGCTCATGAGCACGTCAGTGTCGGTGCGGGCATAAGTCGCAAACAGCTTGCTGAGCTGATCGTTCTTCTGCGCAATCAAGGCATCAAACTCGGCCTGTGACAGTCCGGTATCGCGCACTTTGAGCAGCTCTTGTGACAGGTGCTTCAGCGAATCAAGCATCTTGTCTTGGGCGGCGTCCATGCGGATTGCACACTGGGCGCGCTGGTATTGCACGCGGCAGTCGAAACTTAAGTTAGGCACCGGCATATCGGCGCTGGCTTTTGACTCTTTACCGTCAGGCGAGGTTTTCAACGCCTGCTGTAAATGCCAGAACAAGGCTTCCCGCGCTAAATCGCTGCGCCAGTAAGTGCTCAATGCCTGTGAGTCTTGGATCGGCTGCCACGGCGTATCCCACAATAGCGACAGCTTATCCTGCGTGATGGAGTCATCCATCAGCGTCATGGCTTTTGGCGGCAGGCTGGCGAGCGTTGGTAGTGTCTGCGGCGTCTCGCGAGTGCCCTTCAGCTTGGAGAAGGTTTTATTGATCTGCTCGCTGAGGTTGCGGCTGCTATCAACATTCCCCACCACGTACAGCGTCATGGCGTCCGGGGTGTACCACTGATGATAGAACTGGCTCAGCGCCTTGGCATCGACCGGATGTGCCGGAGGCTGGCTTGGGTCATGACCTAATAATGTTGAACCTTTCAGGCGATAACGCCACCAGGCATCCTGAGTATCCATCGGGATCGAGCCCACGGGATCAGGGGAAATGCGCGCGCCGTCGCTAACAGTATCTGGAGTGATAGGCAACTGACCGGCGGTTGACGCCAACCATGACAGGGCTTCTTTCAGCAGATCAGCACGGCCGTTTGGCAAGCTGATGTTGTACATGGTGAAATCATAAGAAGAGACGGCTGGCGGAAGAGGTCTTACGGTGCTGATAGCCTGTTGCCAGAAAGACTGTAATTGTGCGCTGGTAAACCCTTCGGAATGCGTTAAGGCGATACGAGGAAGGAAATGCGCGAAGCCAGTTTGCTGGCTTGATTCGGCTAAAGAGCCGGTACGGACAATAAGACGTAATTCAATG
This window contains:
- a CDS encoding M16 family metallopeptidase, translating into MQGTKIRLLVGGLLLAVAASNVQAEALQPDPAWQQGKLDNGFTWQMLATPQRPSDRIELRLIVRTGSLAESSQQTGFAHFLPRIALTHSEGFTSAQLQSFWQQAISTVRPLPPAVSSYDFTMYNISLPNGRADLLKEALSWLASTAGQLPITPDTVSDGARISPDPVGSIPMDTQDAWWRYRLKGSTLLGHDPSQPPAHPVDAKALSQFYHQWYTPDAMTLYVVGNVDSSRNLSEQINKTFSKLKGTRETPQTLPTLASLPPKAMTLMDDSITQDKLSLLWDTPWQPIQDSQALSTYWRSDLAREALFWHLQQALKTSPDGKESKASADMPVPNLSFDCRVQYQRAQCAIRMDAAQDKMLDSLKHLSQELLKVRDTGLSQAEFDALIAQKNDQLSKLFATYARTDTDVLMSQRLRSQQNGVVDIAPEQYQKLRQEFLSSLTLPVLNQELKQQLSRDPALLLVQPKGEPEMSVKLLQETYDQIMVPAVAPEAAPADAASNAAGAVQGQ